Proteins from one Cryptomeria japonica chromosome 4, Sugi_1.0, whole genome shotgun sequence genomic window:
- the LOC131074037 gene encoding sec1 family domain-containing protein MIP3 isoform X1, translated as MAGVDLINSCLRALNQVPDDLVDAVLYLDAGSAEAFQFVGGLPVLLELGARVVCSLEQALPLNVAADWHSMPKEPVRKMVVMTSRLLSDTHRYILRCLDMHRSIQHCTIFTSISENAHSAYVDAPLGPDAFQEYESLLLQDYHELVLKSNIPKGSGDTEDFERSVQTPQVSKKSNTMENEDWLETTSSKDVLFDLEASSDRMSLHNSSPISMKEEDWKKLQVSVKHFPMIFCPLSSKVFVLPSESAVAEAFISDKSDNSLSPGLPPVSIGLTSDGDDIPPGATLIAHFLHHLAGQMDLKMDIFTLGPVSHTIGKAMTDLSSLYDVGGRTKRSTGLLLIDRSLDLITPCCHGDSLVDRMFSSLPRRDRSVFSPPSHDTVPNTARASGLQRSSVDFKVPLEMIYKPGNPMSNGDHFSHEGLVAFMSGWDGTFGLGTQGANNEKNRELILEKSFHHLDPMYGTLSSFRNHQGLHCLEALLDKHTKDGALLIKKWLQEALRQEKVSIRNRLGGVTASELRTMVNALATNPAMIMRNRGIIQLAKAAEAALSEPWSTRWEAFASAERILMLSAGDTSQSLSGQIQDLINQSVLWRTQNQGKGHQPPAGLLSMRDALILAIVGYSLAGESFGSSRSEGPFSWEEEHSLKEAIVDAILEWSPGVDIGFLHGLEGALESHWQKLQLKNPTEAEQGQSRDTEDHSSIDFDDQWGSWEEDEVEEREQEYGELQLKLELRDRLDNVFRVLHKASKARSCLPFKDRQSNLDDFLGPTSSTNRGLIFKILSMVFGKMDIPGLEYHSSTVGRLFKSGFGRFGLGQAKPRLGDQNLLFVFVVGGFNALEVCEAREAQSSAGADGLELLFGGTTILTPNDMFELLLGSNSHI; from the exons GCTGCTGACTGGCACAGTATGCCCAAAGAACCTGTTCGGAAGATGGTGGTCATGACATCACGTCTTTTAAGTGACACACATCGGTACATTCTACGCTGCTTGGACATGCATCGTTCTATCCAACACTGCACCATATTCACATCAATTTCAGAG AATGCACATTCTGCATATGTTGATGCTCCCCTGGGTCCTGATGCTTTTCAAGAAtatgaatccttgctccttcaggatTACCACGAACTTGTATTGAAGTCTAACATTCCCAAAGGATCTGGGGATACAGAAGATTTTGAAAGATCAGTGCAAACtccacaagtttctaaaaaaagtAATACCATGGAGAATGAGGATTGGCTAGAGACAACTTCAAGCAAAGATGTACTCTTTGATCTTGAAGCCAGTTCTGATAGAATGAGCTTACATAATTCAAGTCCTATCAGTATGAAGGAGGAAGATTGGAAAAAGTTACAAGTATCAGTGAAGCACTTTCCCATGATCTTTTGTCCGCTGTCATCAAAAGTCTTTGTTTTGCCTTCAGAAAGTGCAGTTGCAGAAGCTTTTATCTCTGACAAGTCTGACAATTCTTTGAGTCCAGGGTTGCCTCCCGTTAGTATTGGATTGACTTCTGATGGAGATGACATTCCACCAGGAGCAACTCTTATTGCACACTTTCTTCATCATTTGGCTGGTCAG ATGGATCTGAAAATGGACATTTTTACTCTGGGTCCAGTGTCTCATACCATTGGAAAAGCTATGACAGATCTATCAAGCCTATATGATGTGGGAGGGCGTACTAAACGATCTACTGGGCTGCTGCTTATAGATCGCTCACTTGATCTTATTACACCATGTTGTCATGGCGATTCACTTGTTGATCGCATGTTCTCATCTTTGCCCAGAAGGGATAGAAGTGTATTTTCTCCACCTTCACACGATACAGTTCCAAATACAGCTCGGGCCTCTGGCTTGCAGAGATCTTCAGTTGATTTTAAAGTTCCTTTAGAGATGATTTACAAACCTGGCAATCCTATGAGCAATGGAGACCATTTCTCTCATGAAGGGCTGGTTGCATTTATGTCAGGTTGGGATGGAACTTTTGGTTTGGGAACTCAAGGTGCAAACAATGAGAAGAATAGAGAGCTTATTTTGGAGAAAAGTTTCCACCACTTAGATCCAATGTATGGGACACTTTCCTCTTTCAGGAATCACCAAGGTTTGCACTGTCTAGAGGCATTACTTGATAAGCACACAAAAGATGGAGCATTATTGATAAAGAAATGGCTCCAGGAAGCACTCCGTCAAGAGAAAGTTAGTATTAGAAATCGCCTTGGTGGTGTCACAGCATCTGAGCTACGTACAATGGTCAATGCATTAGCCACAAACCCAGCGATGATTATGAGAAATAGAGGTATCATTCAACTAGCAAAAGCTGCTGAAGCAGCCCTAAGTGAGCCATGGAGTACACGTTGGGAGGCTTTTGCAAGTGCAGAGAGAATATTGATGCTAAGTGCTGGAGATACGAGCCAAAGTCTCTCTGGTCAAATTCAGGACCTTATTAATCAGAGTGTTCTGTGGAGGACCCAAAATCAAGGTAAAGGTCATCAACCGCCTGCTGGTCTTCTTTCAATGAGAGATGCTCTTATTCTTGCAATAGTTGGCTATTCCTTGGCTGGAGAAAGTTTTGGAAGTTCTAGGTCTGAAGGTCCATTTTCTTGGGAGGAAGAACATTCATTAAAAGAAGCAATCGTAGATGCAATTCTTGAGTGGTCTCCAGGTGTTGATATTGGTTTCCTCCATGGTTTAGAGGGGGCATTAGAATCGCATTGGCAAAAGTTACAGTTGAAGAATCCCACTGAAGCTGAACAAGGTCAGTCCCGTGATACTGAAGATCATAGTTCTATTGATTTTGATGACCAGTGGGGTAGCTGGGAGGAGGATGAAGTGGAAGAAAGAGAGCAAGAGTATGGAGAGTTGCAGCTTAAGTTGGAATTGCGTGATAGGTTGGATAATGTTTTTAGGGTTCTCCACAAAGCGTCAAAAGCAAGAAGCTGTTTACCATTCAAAGACAGGCAGTCAAATTTGGATGATTTTCTTGGTCCTACTTCATCAACTAACAGAGGATTAATTTTCAAAATATTATCCATGGTCTTTGGGAAAATGGATATTCCTGGATTAGAGTATCATTCTTCTACAGTGGGGCGGCTTTTCAAAAGTGGTTTTGGTAGATTTGGTCTTGGGCAG GCCAAGCCAAGACTGGGTGACCAAAATTTACTTTTTGTCTTCGTCGTTGGAGGGTTCAATGCTTTGGAG GTTTGTGAAGCACGGGAAGCACAATCATCAGCTGGTGCAGATGGATTAGAATTGCTTTTTGGTGGTACCACAATTCTGACCCCAAATGACATGTTCGAATTGCTACTAGGATCAAATAGCCACATTTGA
- the LOC131074037 gene encoding sec1 family domain-containing protein MIP3 isoform X2, whose amino-acid sequence MLVLLRHFNLLVGFLCSWSLELGLFAAWNRHCLSMLYAAADWHSMPKEPVRKMVVMTSRLLSDTHRYILRCLDMHRSIQHCTIFTSISENAHSAYVDAPLGPDAFQEYESLLLQDYHELVLKSNIPKGSGDTEDFERSVQTPQVSKKSNTMENEDWLETTSSKDVLFDLEASSDRMSLHNSSPISMKEEDWKKLQVSVKHFPMIFCPLSSKVFVLPSESAVAEAFISDKSDNSLSPGLPPVSIGLTSDGDDIPPGATLIAHFLHHLAGQMDLKMDIFTLGPVSHTIGKAMTDLSSLYDVGGRTKRSTGLLLIDRSLDLITPCCHGDSLVDRMFSSLPRRDRSVFSPPSHDTVPNTARASGLQRSSVDFKVPLEMIYKPGNPMSNGDHFSHEGLVAFMSGWDGTFGLGTQGANNEKNRELILEKSFHHLDPMYGTLSSFRNHQGLHCLEALLDKHTKDGALLIKKWLQEALRQEKVSIRNRLGGVTASELRTMVNALATNPAMIMRNRGIIQLAKAAEAALSEPWSTRWEAFASAERILMLSAGDTSQSLSGQIQDLINQSVLWRTQNQGKGHQPPAGLLSMRDALILAIVGYSLAGESFGSSRSEGPFSWEEEHSLKEAIVDAILEWSPGVDIGFLHGLEGALESHWQKLQLKNPTEAEQGQSRDTEDHSSIDFDDQWGSWEEDEVEEREQEYGELQLKLELRDRLDNVFRVLHKASKARSCLPFKDRQSNLDDFLGPTSSTNRGLIFKILSMVFGKMDIPGLEYHSSTVGRLFKSGFGRFGLGQAKPRLGDQNLLFVFVVGGFNALEVCEAREAQSSAGADGLELLFGGTTILTPNDMFELLLGSNSHI is encoded by the exons GCTGCTGACTGGCACAGTATGCCCAAAGAACCTGTTCGGAAGATGGTGGTCATGACATCACGTCTTTTAAGTGACACACATCGGTACATTCTACGCTGCTTGGACATGCATCGTTCTATCCAACACTGCACCATATTCACATCAATTTCAGAG AATGCACATTCTGCATATGTTGATGCTCCCCTGGGTCCTGATGCTTTTCAAGAAtatgaatccttgctccttcaggatTACCACGAACTTGTATTGAAGTCTAACATTCCCAAAGGATCTGGGGATACAGAAGATTTTGAAAGATCAGTGCAAACtccacaagtttctaaaaaaagtAATACCATGGAGAATGAGGATTGGCTAGAGACAACTTCAAGCAAAGATGTACTCTTTGATCTTGAAGCCAGTTCTGATAGAATGAGCTTACATAATTCAAGTCCTATCAGTATGAAGGAGGAAGATTGGAAAAAGTTACAAGTATCAGTGAAGCACTTTCCCATGATCTTTTGTCCGCTGTCATCAAAAGTCTTTGTTTTGCCTTCAGAAAGTGCAGTTGCAGAAGCTTTTATCTCTGACAAGTCTGACAATTCTTTGAGTCCAGGGTTGCCTCCCGTTAGTATTGGATTGACTTCTGATGGAGATGACATTCCACCAGGAGCAACTCTTATTGCACACTTTCTTCATCATTTGGCTGGTCAG ATGGATCTGAAAATGGACATTTTTACTCTGGGTCCAGTGTCTCATACCATTGGAAAAGCTATGACAGATCTATCAAGCCTATATGATGTGGGAGGGCGTACTAAACGATCTACTGGGCTGCTGCTTATAGATCGCTCACTTGATCTTATTACACCATGTTGTCATGGCGATTCACTTGTTGATCGCATGTTCTCATCTTTGCCCAGAAGGGATAGAAGTGTATTTTCTCCACCTTCACACGATACAGTTCCAAATACAGCTCGGGCCTCTGGCTTGCAGAGATCTTCAGTTGATTTTAAAGTTCCTTTAGAGATGATTTACAAACCTGGCAATCCTATGAGCAATGGAGACCATTTCTCTCATGAAGGGCTGGTTGCATTTATGTCAGGTTGGGATGGAACTTTTGGTTTGGGAACTCAAGGTGCAAACAATGAGAAGAATAGAGAGCTTATTTTGGAGAAAAGTTTCCACCACTTAGATCCAATGTATGGGACACTTTCCTCTTTCAGGAATCACCAAGGTTTGCACTGTCTAGAGGCATTACTTGATAAGCACACAAAAGATGGAGCATTATTGATAAAGAAATGGCTCCAGGAAGCACTCCGTCAAGAGAAAGTTAGTATTAGAAATCGCCTTGGTGGTGTCACAGCATCTGAGCTACGTACAATGGTCAATGCATTAGCCACAAACCCAGCGATGATTATGAGAAATAGAGGTATCATTCAACTAGCAAAAGCTGCTGAAGCAGCCCTAAGTGAGCCATGGAGTACACGTTGGGAGGCTTTTGCAAGTGCAGAGAGAATATTGATGCTAAGTGCTGGAGATACGAGCCAAAGTCTCTCTGGTCAAATTCAGGACCTTATTAATCAGAGTGTTCTGTGGAGGACCCAAAATCAAGGTAAAGGTCATCAACCGCCTGCTGGTCTTCTTTCAATGAGAGATGCTCTTATTCTTGCAATAGTTGGCTATTCCTTGGCTGGAGAAAGTTTTGGAAGTTCTAGGTCTGAAGGTCCATTTTCTTGGGAGGAAGAACATTCATTAAAAGAAGCAATCGTAGATGCAATTCTTGAGTGGTCTCCAGGTGTTGATATTGGTTTCCTCCATGGTTTAGAGGGGGCATTAGAATCGCATTGGCAAAAGTTACAGTTGAAGAATCCCACTGAAGCTGAACAAGGTCAGTCCCGTGATACTGAAGATCATAGTTCTATTGATTTTGATGACCAGTGGGGTAGCTGGGAGGAGGATGAAGTGGAAGAAAGAGAGCAAGAGTATGGAGAGTTGCAGCTTAAGTTGGAATTGCGTGATAGGTTGGATAATGTTTTTAGGGTTCTCCACAAAGCGTCAAAAGCAAGAAGCTGTTTACCATTCAAAGACAGGCAGTCAAATTTGGATGATTTTCTTGGTCCTACTTCATCAACTAACAGAGGATTAATTTTCAAAATATTATCCATGGTCTTTGGGAAAATGGATATTCCTGGATTAGAGTATCATTCTTCTACAGTGGGGCGGCTTTTCAAAAGTGGTTTTGGTAGATTTGGTCTTGGGCAG GCCAAGCCAAGACTGGGTGACCAAAATTTACTTTTTGTCTTCGTCGTTGGAGGGTTCAATGCTTTGGAG GTTTGTGAAGCACGGGAAGCACAATCATCAGCTGGTGCAGATGGATTAGAATTGCTTTTTGGTGGTACCACAATTCTGACCCCAAATGACATGTTCGAATTGCTACTAGGATCAAATAGCCACATTTGA